Genomic window (Chondrocystis sp. NIES-4102):
AAAATTAAACGATAAAGGCTAACTCCAATACTACGCAGTGCAATCAATTCACTATCGCTCGAAAGACGACTATAAGCCATTAAAGTTGCCAGTAAAATTGACATCGGAAAAGCCAAAACAATAAATTCAGGCATTCTTAAAATTAGAATTTTAACCGCCACTCCCCACAATAATCCTGAGTCGGTTACTTTGCGAATTAGATCAAAAACTGCACCGATGGATAAACCTAATGAAGTAAATATCCCCATGCCAAATAAAAATGGGAAAAATAACTCTTTGATGATGTAGAGATTCATCACCGATAAGCCCATACTTTGTCGCTCAAATATTTTGAATGCGCCGATTTTCATAGCTAGTTGTCGGAATTGTCAGGGGAAAACTCAAGCTGTTATAACTAGAGAAAAATAATAAATGTCATAGTGATTAAATATGCAATTGCCAGAAACAACAGCTTAACTTTTATTTCGTTTCATAGAACGAGTTTGATTGCGTCTATTGGTAATTAAACGTAATTCTGTTTGATGTACCTGCGCCCAATTTGCTAATGTTTGCAATGGTTGAATTAATTTAGTGCCAAAAACAGTTAGCTGGTATTCGGTCTTAGGTGGCACAACTGCATAAACAGTGCGTTGTAAAATTTCGTCAGACTCCAACTGTCTTAAGGTTTGAGTCAACATTTTCTTAGATATTCCAGGTATTTCGCGTTGTATCTCAGTGTAACGTTTTGACCCTTGCTTGAGAACGTATAAGACAGGTAAAGTCCATTTATCCCCAACAATATTAATAACTTGACGGATCGGGCAATCTAAATCTAATAAAGGTTCTTGCTGTTTTTGGGAAACCATAAAGTAACTATTATAC
Coding sequences:
- a CDS encoding transcriptional regulator, HxlR family protein → MVSQKQQEPLLDLDCPIRQVINIVGDKWTLPVLYVLKQGSKRYTEIQREIPGISKKMLTQTLRQLESDEILQRTVYAVVPPKTEYQLTVFGTKLIQPLQTLANWAQVHQTELRLITNRRNQTRSMKRNKS